In a genomic window of Rhodobacter sp. 24-YEA-8:
- a CDS encoding ABC transporter permease, which produces MTRTAASSGSGQVTGFLVRNSSVVMLVLLIIASAILSDAFLSRGNIFNLLRQLTPLLLISIGMLLVINTGGIDLSVGAIAAAGGLAVAIMIPLLPFDGFAAVLTGVLAMLIFGGLLGAFNGALVAWFQLAPFVVTLAMMTIARGMTYMMSNGQPVRLPYELEATAIFDAFGSGGLPWLRLPWPVVLSILVIACFWFLMQRMVFGRMVIATGSNETAVRLAGIPHRRYIFAVYVISGALAALAGIVVTSRTGVGTPVAGLGFELDAIAACVIGGARLSGGKGTVINTVIGVLVLGLIGNIMNLMSVPSYPQQIIKGLIIVAAVMLQRFGRDRA; this is translated from the coding sequence ATGACGCGAACCGCAGCCTCGTCCGGGTCAGGACAAGTTACCGGCTTTCTGGTGCGCAACAGTTCTGTTGTCATGCTGGTGCTTCTCATTATCGCTTCGGCGATCCTGTCGGATGCCTTCCTGTCGCGGGGTAATATTTTCAACCTGCTGCGTCAGCTGACGCCGCTTTTGCTGATCAGCATCGGGATGCTGCTGGTCATCAATACCGGCGGCATCGATCTTTCGGTCGGCGCAATCGCGGCGGCCGGCGGTCTCGCCGTTGCGATCATGATCCCGCTTCTGCCCTTTGACGGCTTTGCCGCCGTGCTCACCGGTGTCCTTGCCATGCTGATCTTCGGCGGGCTGCTTGGGGCGTTCAACGGGGCTCTCGTGGCATGGTTCCAGCTGGCACCCTTTGTTGTGACGCTGGCCATGATGACCATCGCACGTGGCATGACCTATATGATGTCGAACGGTCAGCCGGTACGCCTGCCTTATGAGCTGGAGGCAACCGCAATTTTTGATGCCTTCGGCAGCGGCGGGCTGCCCTGGCTCCGGCTGCCCTGGCCGGTTGTGCTGTCGATCCTGGTGATCGCCTGCTTCTGGTTCCTGATGCAGCGCATGGTTTTCGGCCGCATGGTGATCGCGACCGGCAGCAACGAGACGGCAGTGCGCCTCGCCGGCATTCCGCATCGCCGCTATATCTTCGCGGTTTACGTGATCAGCGGCGCATTGGCAGCCCTGGCCGGGATCGTCGTCACCTCGCGCACCGGGGTCGGAACGCCAGTGGCCGGTCTGGGCTTTGAGCTGGATGCGATTGCGGCCTGCGTGATCGGCGGCGCGCGGCTTTCGGGTGGCAAGGGCACGGTTATCAATACGGTGATCGGCGTCCTCGTGCTCGGTCTTATCGGCAATATCATGAACCTGATGAGCGTGCCGTCCTACCCGCAGCAGATCATCAAGGGCCTGATCATCGTCGCCGCCGTGATGCTGCAACGCTTTGGCCGCGACCGGGCCTGA
- a CDS encoding sugar ABC transporter substrate-binding protein, whose protein sequence is MKSVNTRLAVLLASAIAIPAGIVSAQEADKPEIYKLMPDTALSGLVDPYMPDRTDIDKAWPKTPADPAKIQVGWTEITMGGPFFVELIKGAQKTAEAGNIVLDVQVADGDLQRQCGHIDTFITQGKDLIVIDPTDTLGVASCINRAVDAGIPVLAIGTVPSDRARILTTITPNPYENGFRTGEYVGQNAGTDPIVAALIVGVVGNSTSESRLNGMVSGMVWQRVQDLGLDISREEAMLRGYNLFQQAKKSGGFNDEELKFQVVAMGEGNWTEEGGLAAAEDILTAHGSKLTHILADNDWMGIGSLRALRNTGIETIKVATSADGARIALEEIKKGNLLVTGTFSGEQTGVSAVAFIDQIFNKGFDAQNLPLGSYFPAYAITPENVDDFIDPNPENQFYKYEVSPVLNIGEIRAAAGVN, encoded by the coding sequence ATGAAATCCGTGAACACCAGACTGGCCGTTTTGCTGGCAAGCGCCATCGCAATCCCCGCAGGAATTGTCTCGGCTCAGGAAGCCGACAAGCCCGAGATCTACAAGCTGATGCCCGACACCGCGCTGTCCGGCCTTGTCGATCCCTATATGCCCGACCGCACCGATATCGACAAAGCCTGGCCGAAAACGCCGGCTGACCCGGCCAAGATCCAGGTCGGTTGGACCGAGATCACCATGGGCGGGCCGTTTTTCGTCGAACTGATCAAGGGCGCGCAAAAGACCGCGGAAGCCGGAAATATTGTGCTTGATGTGCAGGTGGCTGACGGCGACCTGCAACGTCAATGTGGTCATATCGACACGTTCATCACCCAGGGCAAAGATCTGATCGTCATCGATCCGACCGACACGCTGGGGGTAGCCTCCTGTATTAACCGGGCGGTGGATGCGGGCATTCCGGTGCTTGCCATCGGCACCGTTCCGTCGGACCGCGCGCGCATCCTGACCACCATCACGCCGAACCCCTATGAGAACGGCTTCCGCACCGGCGAATATGTCGGCCAGAATGCGGGAACCGACCCGATTGTTGCGGCTCTCATCGTTGGCGTGGTTGGCAATTCCACTTCGGAAAGCCGCCTCAACGGCATGGTGTCCGGCATGGTCTGGCAGCGCGTTCAGGATCTCGGCCTGGACATCTCTCGTGAAGAGGCAATGCTGCGTGGCTACAACCTCTTCCAGCAGGCGAAGAAATCGGGCGGATTCAACGATGAGGAGCTGAAGTTCCAGGTCGTCGCAATGGGCGAGGGCAACTGGACCGAGGAAGGCGGGCTTGCCGCGGCCGAGGATATTCTGACGGCGCATGGCAGCAAACTTACCCATATCCTTGCTGACAATGACTGGATGGGCATCGGCTCGCTGCGGGCGCTGCGCAATACCGGCATCGAGACGATCAAAGTTGCCACCTCTGCCGATGGCGCGCGGATCGCACTGGAAGAGATTAAGAAGGGCAATCTTCTGGTGACAGGCACCTTCTCGGGCGAGCAGACCGGCGTCTCTGCCGTGGCCTTTATCGATCAGATCTTCAACAAAGGGTTTGATGCGCAGAATCTGCCGCTGGGCAGCTATTTCCCGGCCTATGCCATCACCCCGGAAAATGTTGACGATTTCATCGATCCGAACCCGGAAAACCAGTTCTATAAGTATGAGGTTTCTCCGGTCCTCAATATCGGTGAGATCCGCGCCGCTGCGGGCGTGAACTGA
- a CDS encoding SDR family oxidoreductase produces the protein MSAHLSKPLVMITGASAGIGSEIARTFAAAGYPLLLLARRREKLLDLGLANAVCCEADVRDRDSIRAAIVEGEAQSGPVDVLINNAGISRLARLDDQDPEDWRDLIDINVTGVLNCMHAVLPAMKARRHGTIVNMSSIAGRKVYPFHDVYGGTKHFVHAVSDGVRGASAEFNVRVMTVSPGITKSEIDKTITDPAAYAVWSADRDRMEGGIDATHVASAILFACQLPQSVNLQELTITATAQAY, from the coding sequence ATGTCCGCCCATCTCTCCAAGCCCCTCGTCATGATCACCGGCGCCAGTGCAGGGATCGGTTCTGAAATTGCCCGCACCTTTGCCGCCGCCGGATATCCATTGCTGCTCCTGGCGCGGCGGCGCGAAAAGCTGCTGGATCTCGGCCTTGCCAACGCTGTCTGCTGCGAGGCGGATGTGCGGGACCGGGACAGCATCCGCGCGGCCATTGTCGAAGGCGAGGCGCAGTCCGGCCCGGTCGATGTGCTGATCAACAATGCCGGCATTTCGCGCCTGGCACGGCTTGATGATCAGGATCCGGAAGACTGGCGCGATCTGATCGACATCAATGTGACCGGTGTTCTGAACTGCATGCATGCGGTTCTGCCCGCAATGAAGGCCCGCCGGCATGGAACCATCGTCAATATGTCGTCGATTGCCGGACGCAAGGTCTATCCTTTCCACGATGTCTATGGCGGCACCAAGCATTTTGTTCACGCTGTCAGCGACGGGGTGCGGGGCGCATCGGCAGAGTTCAATGTGCGGGTGATGACCGTGTCTCCGGGCATCACCAAATCCGAGATCGACAAAACCATCACCGATCCCGCAGCCTATGCTGTCTGGTCCGCTGATCGCGACCGGATGGAGGGGGGGATCGACGCAACCCATGTGGCCTCGGCGATCCTGTTCGCCTGCCAGCTGCCGCAATCGGTCAATCTTCAGGAACTGACGATTACTGCGACCGCTCAGGCCTATTGA
- a CDS encoding acyl-CoA dehydrogenase family protein, producing the protein MTKQETSFQPATLPDLAALKARFAPLFERIREGANQRERERQLPFEQIKWLKEAGFTALRVPVEFGGSGASLEQFFDLLIDLAAADTNIVQALRGHFALVEDRLVAPRAEGEVWLRRFGKGEIAGNAWSEIGKVKLGETITKVTPEGEGFRVDGEKYYSTGTIFADWIDTYAVRSDNGAPVVAILRADQPGIDRLDDWTGFGQKLTGTGTTTFKGAALEAEGLVPFETRFRYQTAYYQLVLDAVLSGAALAAVQDVAGKVAARKRAFSHGSGTVARQDPQVLQVVGRARAFASAARAATIEAARAADRAYETSLADDKAADDAANIAAELASAEAQVAAAELALRATSDLFNALSASAADTALGLDRYWRNARTAANHNPLIYKERILGDHAVNGTEPVFIWQIGAVEN; encoded by the coding sequence ATGACGAAACAGGAAACCAGCTTTCAGCCCGCGACGCTTCCCGATCTGGCCGCGCTGAAGGCCCGTTTCGCACCGCTGTTCGAACGCATCCGTGAGGGCGCCAACCAGCGCGAGCGCGAGCGGCAATTGCCGTTTGAGCAGATCAAATGGCTGAAAGAGGCCGGGTTCACCGCGCTGCGGGTGCCGGTTGAATTCGGCGGTTCCGGCGCAAGCCTTGAGCAGTTCTTCGATCTGCTGATCGACCTTGCGGCGGCGGATACCAATATCGTCCAGGCGCTGCGCGGCCATTTCGCGCTGGTCGAGGACCGGCTGGTGGCGCCGCGGGCCGAGGGTGAGGTCTGGCTCCGCCGATTTGGCAAGGGCGAGATCGCCGGCAATGCCTGGTCGGAAATTGGCAAGGTGAAGCTGGGCGAAACCATTACCAAAGTCACGCCCGAGGGGGAGGGCTTTCGGGTCGATGGTGAGAAATACTATTCGACTGGTACGATCTTTGCAGACTGGATCGACACTTACGCGGTGCGTTCAGACAATGGGGCGCCGGTGGTGGCGATCCTGCGCGCCGATCAGCCGGGGATCGACCGGCTGGATGACTGGACCGGCTTTGGCCAGAAGCTGACCGGAACCGGCACCACCACGTTCAAAGGAGCGGCGCTGGAGGCCGAGGGGCTCGTGCCGTTCGAGACCCGCTTCCGCTATCAGACCGCCTATTATCAGCTGGTGCTGGATGCGGTGCTGTCCGGGGCGGCGCTGGCGGCGGTGCAGGATGTCGCGGGCAAGGTCGCCGCCCGCAAACGCGCCTTCTCGCACGGCTCTGGCACGGTGGCCCGCCAGGATCCGCAGGTCCTGCAGGTCGTGGGCCGCGCGCGCGCTTTTGCCTCTGCCGCCCGCGCCGCCACCATCGAGGCCGCCCGCGCAGCGGATCGCGCCTATGAAACCTCGCTGGCGGATGACAAGGCCGCCGATGACGCCGCCAATATCGCGGCGGAGCTGGCTTCGGCCGAAGCTCAGGTTGCGGCGGCAGAGCTCGCGCTGCGGGCAACCAGCGACCTCTTCAACGCGCTGAGCGCCTCGGCGGCGGATACCGCGCTCGGGCTGGACCGCTATTGGCGCAATGCCCGGACCGCCGCGAACCATAACCCGTTGATCTACAAAGAGCGTATCCTCGGTGATCACGCGGTCAATGGCACCGAGCCGGTCTTTATCTGGCAAATCGGCGCGGTCGAGAACTGA
- the sfnG gene encoding dimethylsulfone monooxygenase SfnG, whose amino-acid sequence MTSDPVKFAYWVPNVSGGLVISDIEQRTSWTPEYNRRLAQIAEAAGFEYALSQIRFTAGYGAENQHESVSFSQDLLAHTERLKVIAALLPGPWNPALAAKQIATISHLSGGRIAVNVVSGWFRGEFAAIGEPWLDHDERYRRSEEFIRALRGIWSEESFTFRGDFYRFSDYSLKPKPVDPQPEIFQGGSSRAARDMAARVSDWYFTNGNTPEGLRTQVEDIRTKAAANGHKVKVGINAFAIVRETEAEAQAVLQEIIAKANPEAVRGFAGQVVNAGRASPEGEGNWAKSSFEDLVQYNDGFRSNLIGTPDQVAERIVGLKEAGADLILLGFLHFQEEVDYFGKHVLTRVRDIEARKKQTFAAE is encoded by the coding sequence ATGACCTCCGATCCCGTCAAATTCGCCTATTGGGTGCCCAATGTATCGGGCGGCCTCGTGATCTCGGATATCGAACAGCGCACCAGCTGGACGCCGGAATATAACCGCAGACTGGCGCAGATCGCCGAAGCGGCAGGCTTTGAATATGCGCTGAGCCAGATCCGCTTTACCGCCGGCTACGGCGCTGAAAACCAACATGAATCCGTCTCATTCAGCCAGGATCTTCTGGCCCATACCGAACGGCTGAAGGTGATCGCGGCGCTGCTTCCCGGCCCCTGGAACCCGGCGCTGGCGGCAAAGCAAATCGCCACGATCAGCCATCTCTCGGGCGGGCGGATCGCGGTCAATGTGGTCTCGGGCTGGTTCCGGGGCGAGTTCGCGGCGATCGGCGAGCCCTGGCTGGATCATGATGAGCGCTACCGGAGATCCGAGGAATTCATCCGGGCGCTGCGCGGCATCTGGAGCGAGGAGAGCTTTACCTTCCGGGGCGATTTCTACCGCTTCAGCGACTATAGTCTGAAGCCCAAACCCGTTGATCCGCAACCGGAAATCTTCCAGGGCGGCTCGTCACGCGCGGCGCGGGATATGGCGGCACGGGTCTCGGACTGGTATTTCACCAATGGCAATACGCCAGAGGGGCTGCGTACCCAGGTCGAGGATATCCGCACGAAAGCGGCGGCGAACGGGCATAAGGTGAAGGTCGGCATCAACGCCTTCGCCATCGTGCGCGAGACAGAAGCCGAAGCGCAGGCAGTGCTGCAGGAGATCATCGCGAAGGCCAATCCCGAAGCCGTCAGGGGCTTTGCCGGACAGGTGGTGAATGCCGGCCGCGCCAGCCCCGAGGGCGAGGGCAACTGGGCGAAATCCTCCTTCGAGGATCTCGTACAATATAATGACGGCTTCCGCTCCAACCTGATCGGCACGCCCGACCAGGTCGCCGAACGCATCGTCGGCCTGAAAGAGGCCGGCGCCGACCTCATCCTTCTCGGCTTCCTGCATTTCCAAGAGGAAGTCGATTATTTCGGAAAACACGTCCTCACCCGCGTCCGCGACATCGAAGCCCGCAAAAAACAAACCTTCGCTGCAGAATAA
- a CDS encoding NAD(P)H-dependent oxidoreductase produces the protein MSELHIVGLAGNITAPSKTRALVGQALDLAGAGLQARTTLFEIADFGEDLGRARRADDLSPQARHNLDTLLQADALIVATPIYKGSYPGLFKHLIDLIDPAALLRKPVLIAATGGGEKHALAVEHQLRPLFAFFEARVLSTAVHVSDRDFSEGRLVSDPALNRLARAIDEFSTIFPRAARIRAAAE, from the coding sequence ATGTCCGAACTTCATATCGTGGGTCTTGCGGGGAATATCACCGCGCCGTCGAAAACGCGTGCGCTGGTCGGGCAGGCGCTGGATCTGGCCGGGGCCGGGCTGCAGGCGCGCACAACCCTGTTCGAGATCGCCGATTTCGGCGAGGATCTGGGCCGGGCGCGGCGCGCCGATGACCTCAGCCCGCAGGCGCGGCACAATCTCGATACGCTTTTGCAGGCCGATGCGCTGATCGTCGCGACGCCGATCTACAAAGGCTCTTATCCCGGTCTTTTCAAACATCTGATCGATCTGATCGACCCCGCCGCGCTGCTCCGCAAGCCGGTGCTGATCGCCGCGACCGGCGGGGGCGAGAAACATGCGCTGGCGGTGGAACATCAGCTGCGGCCGCTATTTGCCTTTTTCGAGGCCCGCGTGCTCTCGACCGCCGTGCATGTCTCGGACCGCGATTTCAGCGAGGGGCGGCTGGTATCGGACCCGGCGCTGAACCGGCTCGCCCGCGCCATTGACGAATTCAGCACGATTTTCCCCAGGGCCGCGCGGATCCGCGCCGCCGCCGAATAA